From a region of the Fischerella sp. JS2 genome:
- a CDS encoding ABC transporter permease subunit (The N-terminal region of this protein, as described by TIGR01726, is a three transmembrane segment that identifies a subfamily of ABC transporter permease subunits, which specificities that include histidine, arginine, glutamine, glutamate, L-cystine (sic), the opines (in Agrobacterium) octopine and nopaline, etc.), with protein sequence MRVLNWLRFSLIVGLCCFLLLGIASFNSSVSVAQKTLKVATEPAFPPFEFIGEGGQPQGFSYDLMRAIAKAANFNVNFQSIPFDGIIPALQAKTVDAAISSITITEERAKAVSFSRPYFKAGLAIAVRADNQDITNFASLQNKKIAVQIGTTGAKKAQTIPGAQIRSFDSAPLALQELANGNVDAVINDAPVTLYAINTGNLQGIKVVQQLLTQEYYGIATAKNSPNLALINQGLTSVLKNGEYAQIYQKWFKATPPDLPAKLPFTNDTGSGASGLTNSVGVILRSVPILLQGALVTLQLTVFSIILGLVGGSLIGIIRLSQIKPIRWIARAYIDFFRGTPLLVQIFMIYFGIPAIMQELGFTFSFNRFAAAVIALSLNCAAYIAEIVRAGIQSIEIGQSEAAQSLGLSSVQTMRYIIFPQAFRRMIPPLGNEFISLLKDTSLVAVIGFEELFRKGVLIVADNYRAFEIYAAVAIIYLCLTLLSSQVFSKLETWMNPAKKL encoded by the coding sequence ATGAGGGTTTTAAACTGGTTGCGGTTTAGTTTGATTGTGGGGTTGTGTTGTTTTTTATTGCTTGGTATTGCTAGTTTTAACAGTAGTGTTAGTGTTGCACAGAAAACTTTGAAGGTGGCGACGGAACCTGCTTTTCCTCCTTTTGAGTTTATCGGAGAGGGTGGTCAACCCCAAGGTTTTTCTTATGACTTGATGAGGGCGATCGCTAAGGCGGCTAATTTTAATGTTAATTTCCAGAGTATACCGTTTGATGGGATTATCCCAGCTTTACAAGCAAAAACAGTGGATGCAGCGATTAGTTCGATCACTATCACCGAGGAGAGGGCAAAAGCTGTTTCTTTTTCCCGTCCTTATTTTAAGGCGGGGTTAGCGATCGCTGTTCGTGCTGACAATCAAGATATTACTAATTTTGCAAGTTTGCAGAATAAAAAAATTGCTGTGCAGATTGGTACTACTGGTGCGAAGAAAGCTCAAACTATTCCGGGGGCGCAAATTCGCAGTTTTGATTCTGCACCTTTGGCATTACAAGAGTTAGCAAATGGAAATGTAGATGCGGTTATTAATGATGCACCAGTGACTTTATATGCAATTAATACTGGTAATCTCCAGGGAATTAAAGTGGTGCAGCAGTTATTAACCCAGGAGTATTATGGTATTGCTACAGCGAAAAATTCACCAAATTTAGCGTTAATAAATCAAGGTTTGACAAGTGTACTGAAAAATGGTGAATATGCCCAAATTTATCAAAAATGGTTTAAAGCAACGCCGCCTGATTTACCAGCAAAATTACCATTTACTAATGATACTGGTTCTGGGGCATCTGGACTAACTAACTCTGTTGGTGTGATTTTGCGGTCTGTGCCAATTTTGTTACAAGGCGCTTTGGTAACACTGCAACTAACAGTATTTTCTATTATTTTGGGTTTGGTTGGGGGTTCTTTAATTGGAATTATTCGCCTTTCTCAGATCAAACCTATACGCTGGATAGCACGAGCGTACATTGATTTTTTCCGGGGGACACCATTATTAGTGCAAATTTTCATGATTTATTTTGGCATACCTGCAATTATGCAAGAGCTTGGTTTTACGTTTAGTTTTAATCGCTTTGCAGCAGCAGTTATAGCGTTGAGTTTGAATTGTGCTGCTTACATTGCAGAAATTGTCCGTGCTGGTATTCAATCAATAGAAATAGGACAATCAGAAGCAGCGCAATCATTAGGTTTAAGTTCTGTGCAAACGATGCGCTATATCATTTTCCCCCAAGCTTTTCGGCGGATGATACCACCTTTGGGTAATGAATTTATTAGTTTGCTGAAAGATACGAGTTTAGTAGCTGTAATTGGTTTTGAAGAATTATTCCGCAAAGGGGTATTAATAGTTGCAGATAATTATCGCGCTTTTGAAATTTACGCGGCTGTAGCAATAATATATTTATGTTTAACGCTGCTTTCTTCCCAAGTCTTTAGTAAATTGGAAACTTGGATGAACCCAGCGAAGAAATTATGA
- a CDS encoding thermonuclease family protein, with product MNFSVVKINKQPLLWFCVAILIFGLMGCDRLFASGDTVERVSDGDTLRIKDTKGDEFTVRFACVDAPEIPHSTKERQSKAASDRNQFTWGTKAQARVQELINQAGDRVNLTLTDSDRYGRKVAEVRLRNGTFIQELLVREGLALVYRPYLNKCPSKERIQQAETEAKANQRGVWGDAKFVKPWEYRSLYKLKAKS from the coding sequence GTGTGGCTATTCTAATTTTTGGTTTGATGGGATGCGATCGCCTCTTTGCTTCTGGTGATACAGTAGAACGAGTTAGCGATGGTGATACTCTCAGAATCAAAGATACAAAAGGTGATGAATTTACCGTCCGTTTTGCTTGTGTTGATGCACCAGAAATACCTCATTCCACCAAAGAAAGACAAAGTAAAGCCGCCAGCGATCGCAACCAATTTACTTGGGGAACAAAAGCGCAAGCAAGAGTGCAAGAACTAATCAACCAAGCAGGCGATCGCGTTAATCTCACACTGACAGATAGCGATCGCTATGGACGCAAAGTTGCAGAAGTCAGATTGCGTAATGGTACTTTTATTCAAGAATTATTAGTACGTGAAGGGTTAGCACTAGTTTATCGTCCCTATCTAAATAAATGTCCTAGTAAAGAAAGAATTCAACAAGCCGAAACCGAAGCTAAAGCAAATCAAAGAGGTGTTTGGGGTGATGCCAAATTTGTGAAACCTTGGGAATATAGGAGTTTATATAAGTTAAAGGCTAAAAGCTAA